A single Vulcanisaeta distributa DSM 14429 DNA region contains:
- the hypE gene encoding hydrogenase expression/formation protein HypE produces the protein MSESRIRLAHGSGGVETLELLERLIFSKVDDALKKVGNGVGIDYPDDAAAIPLLSGEYLIVTVDAYTVNPPFFPGGNIGVLAASGSINDVLMMGGRPIAMLDSIVVEEGFPMNDLETIINSFIETLRSESVALIGGDFKVMPKGQIDRIVITTVGIGLAKRLIIDKPRPGDKIIVSDYVGDHGAVILLYQLGGDISRELIEKSRLRSDVKPLTRLMIPLIDKYGEYIHAARDPTRGGLAMALNDWARSTGTVIVVNEEDIPIRPEVSSYAGMLGIDPLYLASEGVAVLAVDPDVAEDVVNYIRGLGFENARIIGEVRESEKYRGYVLQKTVIGGFRILEPPRGDLVPRIC, from the coding sequence ATGTCTGAATCACGTATAAGGCTTGCACATGGATCTGGCGGTGTCGAGACATTGGAACTCCTTGAAAGGCTTATTTTCAGTAAGGTTGATGATGCGCTTAAAAAGGTGGGTAATGGCGTTGGTATTGATTATCCCGACGACGCGGCGGCGATACCCTTACTAAGTGGTGAGTACTTAATTGTTACGGTGGACGCCTACACCGTGAACCCACCATTCTTCCCAGGCGGGAACATAGGCGTTTTGGCGGCATCCGGCTCAATAAATGACGTATTGATGATGGGTGGGAGGCCCATAGCAATGCTGGACTCAATAGTTGTTGAGGAGGGCTTCCCCATGAATGACCTTGAAACAATAATTAATTCCTTCATTGAAACGTTAAGGAGTGAAAGTGTCGCATTGATTGGTGGGGACTTTAAGGTAATGCCTAAGGGACAGATTGATAGGATAGTAATTACCACGGTGGGTATTGGGTTAGCTAAGAGACTAATTATTGATAAACCACGGCCTGGGGATAAGATCATAGTTAGCGATTACGTGGGTGACCACGGCGCCGTCATACTACTCTACCAATTAGGCGGTGATATCAGTAGGGAATTGATTGAGAAGTCCAGGTTACGTAGTGATGTTAAGCCCTTAACAAGGCTCATGATCCCATTAATTGATAAGTACGGTGAGTACATACACGCGGCAAGGGACCCCACAAGGGGTGGCCTAGCCATGGCCCTGAATGATTGGGCCAGGTCCACGGGCACGGTAATCGTGGTCAATGAGGAGGACATACCAATCAGACCTGAAGTGTCCTCATACGCTGGGATGCTCGGTATAGACCCACTCTACCTAGCCAGTGAGGGCGTTGCGGTGCTAGCCGTGGATCCCGACGTCGCTGAGGACGTCGTAAATTACATCCGTGGTTTAGGTTTTGAAAACGCGAGAATAATTGGTGAGGTCAGGGAAAGCG